AACATAGTTGGATAAATCAACGTATTTGTGATAAAAAAAAGGTGAGCACTAGGAATTAGACTACTGATTTGTTGCTACCTATCAGACCAATCGGTAGGCGTAGGATTGAAACCATGCTACCCGTCCGATCTAGTAGGAAGGCCTGTGAGCTGCCATAAGGCCTGGGGAGATGGGGGAGAGTTTGTTTGGGAGGTTAATTTAGGGAGAGATTATGCGAAGGTAGGCTAAAAAATCGGGTCATTAGTATATGGCTCATGGCAGCCGTGAGATGAAAATATAAATCCATCGGCGTAATGAATGGGCCATGCGTATCAATCATTGGATACATGCATTAGAATCCATCGGCGGTCAAACCCTTAGCCCACGACTCCACGATCTCCACGCGCACCTCCTCCACGATCGCCATGCCCTGATTGCAGCCGCCAGCTGCCCCGACTCCAGCCTACAGCCGCCCCCAGCCATCcagccctgccgcccgccgcccccagccatccagccccgccgcccgccgcccgccgtccGCCGCCATCAGCCCGCCACCCTCCTCTCGCCGCCAGCAGCTCCTCCGCCCACCACCAGCCGGCCCCGTGGCAAGACGCCAGCAGGCAGCCGCCAGCAGCCCCGCCACCTGCACGAACGGGCGCCTGCGTCCACGAACGGCCGCCGCCTCGACGACCGATCGCCCGCCACGTCGACGATCTGCAGGTCACCGTCACGTCCACGATCCGCCCCCCGCACGAACAATAATGCTTTTGATGTTTATGCAGTACATGTACTGGGAGAAGGTCCAGCCAACTTCAGTAGAAACATCCGATCCTTTGTTGTCGGAGTACCCATTGATGGTAAATTGGTCTGAAATGGAGGCTAAGAAGCGTGATAGTTACGACACAGAGAACGACCGTGGTCATGGCACGGTAAATATTTATATCTTGTAGTGCATGCATTAATTCTAGTACATAACGGATCACTTATTTTTAATTTGTTCAACATTTCACAGATTGATGATTTAATAAGTGAACAGTATAGACATGCCAGAATAGCAAAAGAAGCAATAATCGAAGAGGAAGATACCGAGCCACCTACACCTAAAGGTGGAGGCAGAACTAGAAATGGTTGTAAGCCCACGGCTTCATCGAGCAGAGCCGGTACGAAAGAACACGTCATGAAATGCATAAGAGATATGCAGAAAGAGATACGTCTAATTCCTGAGAAATGTGCTGAGGTaattattaatgtgtactttatttTACGTGCGCAACTACATGTACTTATTGTCTTCCATGTGTTCTTGCAGATATTGCTCGAGAAGCTAAGTAAGAAGGGTTTGCTGGTGAAGCGAAGTGGGGACTTCCGTGATGAGCGCGCTTATGAGGACGAAAGTGATGAGTGCGTGACAAAGTACAAGCCAAAGTATCATACGGAAGTTACTTCATCTCCTTTGGAAGAACGCGCGGAGGAGAAGATGGATGCATCCTTCACGGGTCCAAATGGTACGAACTTTTCCAATGACAAAGGCATGCAGTCCAGTACACCCGGTAAAGGTGATGAAAACGACCCCTTTATTATTGAGGACAATGGTTCACCCAGGGAAGCATCACCATCATTAGGCACGAATGATTTTCCTTCACTTACTAGAAACCCACAGAAAGAAAATGCAGTATCAGTCGGGTCTAGCGCTGAAAATTCAGCGGAAGGTAGTTACCCTAGTCTAACAAGAATCTGTACGGACGCGATTAATAATGGGACTAAGGAGCATGATAATGGGACTAAGGAGCATGATGTGAAGCGGAAACGCCAAAAGTCAAAGTATTGTCTGTCCCCCTACCAGCAGGACGGTCCACGCAAACGTGTGAAAAAAAGTAAGTTAATTGTAAGCATTTATAAAGCTTTTTATGTCCTAACATTTGTAGTTAATTAACTACATGTCCGCTCATTGCTGTAGGTCTGTTTCGTATACGTGATATTCTCCTTAGTACGGACTTTATGGATGAGAATCACATAGAGGGCGCGAGGGTTTATATCGACACGCTAGCACACTCGCCGAAGCATTGTGCACAGACTGTGGTCCACATGACGGGAATAGGTGGGGAAACGTGTACGGCGGAAATGCTTCAAGCTATCACTTCGGGCCAGTGGTTGAATGGCGCAGTAAGTATGAGCATTATTTTATGTTCTTATACACTTATGTTGTATTAAGTACATTTTCTAACTGTCATTTTTTGGCTTCTCAATTTTGATAGGTCATCAATTGTTACTCGAACCACTTGCTGACTAGTACTCCTATGCTTGATCGGCATGTTCTAACATCATGGGTGTCACACTGCCTTATACAGCGCGCTGAAGGAAAGCTGAAACACTCGAACATGAACTACATGGAATTTTTCACGAAAGAATCGAAAACTGTGTCAAGAGTAGTTGACGAGTACTTCGCAAAAGATAAGGTATTTGCATTTCAAACAACTGTTGACAGTACATAGCAAACTTTTTGTACATAACCTTACTGTTTTGTAGGCATTTTTCCCTCTAAATGTGAACAAGAATCATTGGATAACCATTGTCATGCACAATAAGAAGGAAGAGTTTCAAGTTCTAAATTCTACTGGTAAAATAAGCAAGGCAGTTCATGCGAAGATTGCTTCGATGGTAACTTAACAACTTTGCATAACATGAGTACATTTGTACGTTCGTAAGATGTCCACTTTGTACATGCTTAATATtgttttgacaattttttttccAGAGGGCAGAAATTGCTGTAGATACAAATCAGGTAAACTCTGCTATAGGTACACATCATCCAGATGTGTCTAAATGGCCAATACAGGAGTACAAAATGCCGAGACAAACAGACGGGTAAGCTCATAGTCGAATGCATATGTAATTGTGTTTTCCATCACGACTTGACtagcattttcattttcagagtGTCTTGCGGACTTTTCGTGATGAAATGCATCGAACTCTGGGATGGGGATGCCTTCAGACATGACTTTGACCAAGACGAGATCAATTCTTCAAGGGGACGCATTCTCGCGGAAATACTTTTTTCAGAGAGCAACACACTTACTAGGGTGAAGGAGAAGATTCTGAAAATTATGGAGAAGGAATAAGTGGGAGGAATTGTGTAGGGTTTTTGCCCCCCACATGATTATGCCTATTTGGTACCATTTCATTATTGTAATAATGGCAGAATTTTGGTTTTAGCCACGTAGATGATTATGCCTATTCGGTGGTTTGGTGATTGAGACAAtttttgctactgttacaatcgaTTATGCATCGCTACTGATTTTCTATTTGAAGTGATTATGCCTTGTTCCTGGGCCGGCGCTAATTCACAGGAGAACAACCAGTGGGCCGGCCCGTAGCGCGCAAAAGAGCTGTAGCGCGAAAACGGCCAAAAAATGCATGCGTCGCGCGGAGTCAAACTCAGGCCACATACAGCGCAAGGGAATGGCTACCACTGGACTACTAGTGTACTTATGATTTAGTGCAGCGCGCACTTCTTAAGAGCTAACACAGCAGCGCTATTTGAAAGAAAACAAGTTCACTTATATGGGAAAATGTTTCACCAATTGACTGGTCTGGCCATTTGACCCTTGAGCGATCCACTGTCCGTCAGTTGTGTTGCCGGCCAACTGCGGCCACATGAGCCCCTGGCCTGTGTGTTGCGTCTGCTCTACTACAAGGCTCCAACATCAATGCCTGCCGGTCCTGGACGGAATTTCGCTGAGACACATCGGTACAAACACAACAACAAAGGCTACACCAAATTACCCATTTCATAAGCAATAGCTTGCATGGACTGCACATCAGTACATCACACACAGCAGCAAGGCAACACCAAATTCCTCATTTGATAAGAAGTAGCCAGACTTTTTCTTGCAAGCTCCGTCACAAACAAAATATGAGAATACAGCATGTTAAAATTGTGAACTCCTTCACACGAAACATTACAGAAAACATGGCAATTAATTCAGTACATAGGATAGATGTCCACATAAATATTTTGACAATCATAATTCAGTACATACGATAGATGTTcatataattattttgagaaacaTAAACAAAACACTTATTAAGTTTTCTGGCGCCGCACACATGCTCACATAAATAAGTAACAACTTCCAACATGACTCATGCAACCAGTTTTCTTCTTCCCACGATCGAAGCCACTTTTCTACGCCCGGTACCTGAAAGAAATATAAAGAACGCGTGTGAGAAAATATAGTCGGTAAAATCGAACACACAACACAACTGAAATAAGAATGTAAAACTTACTTCTCGTTTAGACTACATGTCGCCTTGTTATGACCTGGTAAATTACAAAGACTGCACAACGGACCACTTTTCTTCTCTCTAAAATCTTTAGGTCTAGCATTTTTCGTAACGTCAGGGCCACCCTTTGACCGGCCTTTCTTAGGTGCACCCTTCGTTGAAACTTTCTCAGGATCACGTATACCTGTTGCACCTTCTTCCGCTTGAATTGCCTGCTTTGCAAGTAGAGCACACCTTCTGCGTCCTATGAGTTCCTCTTCCGTGATCTTCTTCCTTGCTATTATACCGTCTAGGCACTTCATCAATTCATCAAACAAGAAGGGATCATTTGCTGCAACATGAGCAGCTTCTGCTGATTTTATGCTCACTTGACTGTACCGTTCTCTCTCCTCAggcccagaccaaccccaaccaaaaAGATCACTCTTGTGCTGCGCTGGCAACCCATCTCTCGCATCTTTCGACAATCGATGGAGGACACAACACTTTGGTATTTGAGACAATTTAAGATGATGCAGAACAAAGAGAATATGTTTGCAAGGCAGCCCTTTGCGAACCATCCTGCGACACGTGCATGATAAGGTTTCTTCTGAGTTACCTGGTTCATACACAACATTATACCTAAACTTGTGGTTATTCTGCCATGTGACGATGAAGGTCTGGCGCTCAATTCCCACCAGCGTCTCAAATATTTCCAGTTCTCCCATCTTCTTCAAATCATTTTGCAGAATGTAGAAATTAGCAGGAGTGAATACTTTGGCAGCATGCTCCTCAATGTCCTTATACTCAGTAACCGCCGGTGGTACTTTTTGATTGGCCTCACAGTCATCATTCGCCTCGTTCTCACGGAGGCGAACTATGCAGTTCTCATAATGCACTACCAAATCAACAATGGTCATACCATAGTCGAGGTGAAGGTGAAGGGAGGAGTTGAGGCTTTCGCTCCTCTGGTTACTACGCATACCAAGAAAAAAGCCATCTGAAAGATACGATGCTGCCCACAGTCTCCTCTTCCTATACATCCTCCTCAGCCACTCTTCAGTTTTATCCGTCTTCCATTTATTGACAAAGGCAGTCCATCTCTTCTCAAAGTTCTCTTCAAAGGTGGCATAGTACAGGAGCGATCTAAACTCATCTAGTGACTTGTAATGTAGGTGTCTCTGCATATTTTTCTCGATATGCCACGAGCAAATACGATGGAGCACATCTGAAAGGACACTCCGAATCGGTCGGAGCATTGCAGCATCACCGTCTGTGATAATTGACTTTGGCTTCTGCTGACAGTTTGCCCTCATAAAAGTCTGGAGCAGCCACACATGCGTCGCTTCGGTCTCGTCGGAAACAATGGCACACCCAAAAACTGTTGTGCAACGGTGGTTATTAACTCCGACGAAGGGGACGAATGGCATACCATATCTGTTCATCTTATACGTGCTATCAAACACGACCACATCTCCGTAGTCCTGATAGTCCCTCCGCGACTGTGCATCGCACCAGAACATACACTTCAACCGCCCTTCCTTATCTAGCTCGTACTCGAAGAAGAAGTCTGGGTCCTTCTCCTTTCTGCTCCTCATAATGCCCACTGCCGTCTCAGCATCACCCTTTGCTATGAGCTTCATCTTCTCTCTGCAGCAAAGATTGTACACGTCCTGCCTAATAAGTCCGCATTTGTCGTATGAACCGTACCTACTGATGAAGTTGTCCACAATTATATGCTTCCT
The window above is part of the Triticum aestivum cultivar Chinese Spring chromosome 2A, IWGSC CS RefSeq v2.1, whole genome shotgun sequence genome. Proteins encoded here:
- the LOC123186627 gene encoding uncharacterized protein, translated to MKCIRDMQKEIRLIPEKCAEILLEKLSKKGLLVKRSGDFRDERAYEDESDECVTKYKPKYHTEVTSSPLEERAEEKMDASFTGPNGTNFSNDKGMQSSTPGKGDENDPFIIEDNGSPREASPSLGTNDFPSLTRNPQKENAVSVGSSAENSAEGSYPSLTRICTDAINNGTKEHDNGTKEHDVKRKRQKSKYCLSPYQQDGPRKRVKKSLFRIRDILLSTDFMDENHIEGARVYIDTLAHSPKHCAQTVVHMTGIGGETCTAEMLQAITSGQWLNGAVINCYSNHLLTSTPMLDRHVLTSWVSHCLIQRAEGKLKHSNMNYMEFFTKESKTVSRVVDEYFAKDKAFFPLNVNKNHWITIVMHNKKEEFQVLNSTGKISKAVHAKIASMRAEIAVDTNQVNSAIGTHHPDVSKWPIQEYKMPRQTDGVSCGLFVMKCIELWDGDAFRHDFDQDEINSSRGRILAEILFSESNTLTRVKEKILKIMEKE